A DNA window from Scomber japonicus isolate fScoJap1 chromosome 14, fScoJap1.pri, whole genome shotgun sequence contains the following coding sequences:
- the LOC128372491 gene encoding gonadotropin subunit beta-2, which translates to MVVKVTRVMFPLMLSLFLAVSSPIWPLTPAVAFQLPPCQLVNQTVSVEKEGCATCHPVETTICSGHCITKDPVIKIPYSKVYQHVCTYRDFYYKTFELPDCPSGVDPMVTYPVALSCHCSRCAMDTSDCTFESLQPDFCMNDIPFYY; encoded by the exons ATGGTTGTCAAGGTTACCAGAGTGATGTTTCCCCTCATGCTCAGTTTGTTTCTGGCAGTTTCATCTCCCATTTGGCCCCTGACTCCTGCAG TGGCCTTCCAGCTGCCACCCTGCCAGCTCGTCAACCAAACGGTGTCTGTGGAGAAAGAGGGCTGTGCCACGTGTCACCCGGTGGAAACAACCATCTGCAGCGGCCACTGCATCACCAAG GACCCCGTCATCAAGATACCGTACAGCAAAGTGTACCAGCATGTGTGCACGTATCGGGACTTTTACTACAAGACCTTTGAGCTTCCCGACTGTCCTAGCGGTGTGGATCCCATGGTCACCTACCCCGTGGCTTTGAGCTGTCACTGCAGCCGCTGTGCCATGGACACGTCCGACTGCACCTTTGAGAGTCTGCAGCCCGACTTCTGCATGAATGACATACCTTTCTACTACTAG
- the LOC128373286 gene encoding ovarian cancer G-protein coupled receptor 1-like, translated as ALCVASLVRDDHVPPIYVINLLISDLIQLCCMAILLGNPEGVLNFIIFSIYIIGLMASVCFMVCISLERYLLIAWPLWYRFRRTMKVSVVVCVVVWVLALVLTFFPMFIAIGQETYLVFLLLPFPVLIFSVVGIFKGLSASISVSSEEKRRIVGATILVLLNYTLLFLPSIIWSITQDYTMIDPHAFIYFNPLGDLVLYIFMRKGAIDKILASVCCCRMETQQQQIIAVNDNNMTTVSSV; from the exons gctttgtgcgttgcttccctg GTACGTGATGATCACGTTCCTCCAATCTACGTCATCAACCTTCTCATCTCTGACCTTATTCAGCTCTGTTGCATGGCCATATTGTTGGGAAACCCTGAGGGTGTTCTGAACTTCATCATCTTCTCAATTTACATCATTGGTCTAATGGCCAGTGTCTGCTTCATGGTCTGTATTTCCCTGGAAAG GTATTTGCTCATCGCCTGGCCTCTGTGGTACCGCTTCAGAAGAACCATGAAGGTCTCAGTGGTGGTCTGTGTTGTGGTCTGGGTCTTAGCTTTGGTCCTTACTTTTTTTCCCATGTTCATTGCCATTGGACAGGAGACCTATCTAGtattccttctcctccccttccccgTGCTCATCTTCTCAGTGGTTGGGATCTTTAAAGGCCTGTCTGCTTccatctctgtgtcctctgaggAAAAACGACGAATTGTTGGAGCTACGATTCTGGTGTTGCTTAATTACACTCTGCTGTTCCTGCCTTCCATAATTTGGAGCATAACACAAGATTATACTATGATTGACCCTCATGCATTCATCTACTTCAATCCTCTTGGAGACTTGGTTCTGTATATTTTCATGAGAAAAGGGGCCATAGACAAGATCTTAGCCTCTGTGTGTTGTTGCAGGatggaaacacagcagcagcagatcatTGCTGTAAATGATAATAACATGACGACAGTCAGCTCTGTGTAG